DNA from Aliarcobacter skirrowii CCUG 10374:
CTGGATGAGTATTTATAATTTTGTTTTCAAATGTTTTAAGCATATTATCTTCAATTTTTTTCATGAAACCTGATAAAAATATATAATCACACCCATAATCTTTTAAAATATTAGTTATTTTTAAATCCAAATTCTCATTTGGAAAAAGTTTTGAATTTATAATAAAACTATCAATTTCATACTTTTTTGCCTTTTCTAAAACTCCTGCACTACTATTATTTGTAATTATTACAACAACTTTCGCATCTAAAATTTTATCTTCAATCGCTTTTTGAATTGTCTCAAAACCACTTCCATTATAAGATGCCAAAATTCCTATTTTTTTCATAAATTTCTATCCTTTTATTCTTTGAGAGTGTGTTAATGCAATTGCAATTGCATCTGTTATATCAAGAGGTTTTATCTCTTTTTTTATTCCTAAAAGTCGCTTAACCATAAAAGATACTTGCTCTTTTGTAGCTTTTCCATTTCCCGTAACTGCTTGTTTTACTTGAAGAGGTGTATATTCAGAAAAATTTCCAAAATTTTGAAGTATTTTTAGACTAATTGCACCTCTAAATTGAGCAAGTTTAATAACAGTTTTTGGATTAAAAGCATAAAACATATCTTCAATAGATACTTCATCAATTTTATGATTTTTAAATATCAAATCAATCCCTTCTGTCATCTCTACAATTTGCTCTTGCAAAACTGTAGTTTTTATTTTAATAAGTCCTGCTTCTATTAATTTTAAATCTCTTCCAATTTTTTCAATAACTGCATATCCACAATTTTTAGTACCTGGATCTATTCCTAAAATTTTCAATATTCACTCTTTTCACAATAATCTATTCACATTAAAAAAAGTGATTATATCGTAAAAAATTGAAAGATTTAAAAAACTATTCACATCTTTATTCACAAAATATTCTATAAATTCTATATTATAATCGATAATAAAGCTTATTTATAAAAAAATAAGATATAATAAGTGTTTAATTAAATCAATAAATTAGGCGTAA
Protein-coding regions in this window:
- a CDS encoding phosphoribosylglycinamide formyltransferase; the encoded protein is MKKIGILASYNGSGFETIQKAIEDKILDAKVVVIITNNSSAGVLEKAKKYEIDSFIINSKLFPNENLDLKITNILKDYGCDYIFLSGFMKKIEDNMLKTFENKIINTHPAILPSIYGGAGMYGHFVHEAVVKNGEKKSGVTIHYVNENYDEGEKILIKELLLDENETAQTLENRIKELEKIAIVEAFKRVLEER
- the ruvC gene encoding crossover junction endodeoxyribonuclease RuvC, with amino-acid sequence MKILGIDPGTKNCGYAVIEKIGRDLKLIEAGLIKIKTTVLQEQIVEMTEGIDLIFKNHKIDEVSIEDMFYAFNPKTVIKLAQFRGAISLKILQNFGNFSEYTPLQVKQAVTGNGKATKEQVSFMVKRLLGIKKEIKPLDITDAIAIALTHSQRIKG